One Setaria italica strain Yugu1 chromosome II, Setaria_italica_v2.0, whole genome shotgun sequence DNA segment encodes these proteins:
- the LOC101762907 gene encoding pentatricopeptide repeat-containing protein At1g59720, chloroplastic/mitochondrial encodes MPSIAASTSSIPAAPPRGATDAATARSSLNLLRSLARSRRADLSHRALLLFRSLHSASPSSGPSRTPPPHFSLPAALSAAAFLAALPEGRQLHALAAKLALAPAHTVVANSLVHLYASCGDPDAALALFRRIPDRTLVSWNTAVDALAGNGDHLAALDLFREMQRDRPDLAPDAYTVQSVLGACAGAGALSLGLYAHAMLLRELGGAASSGNAAAAVSRDVLINNSLVDLYGKCGAVELARQVFDRMPARDLASWNAMVLALANHGCVQESLDLFDRMTKTENVSPNAITFVAVLSACNHGGLVEEGRRYFAAMVSEYGIRPRIEHYGCMVDILARAGLIEEALDIVSGMNCRPDSVIWRSLLDACCKRNAGLELSEAMAKLALDVPDDAVSGVYVLLSRVYASAQRWNDVGMIRRLMSEEGFKKEPGFSSIEMAGSVHQFVAGDTSHPQSEEIYGKLDEIQERLTSAGYKPDLSEAPMVADADRTKGATLRLHSERLAISFGLLNARPGAPIRILKNLRVCKDCHTISKLISKLYDVEIIVRDRIRFHHFKDGSCSCKDYW; translated from the coding sequence ATGCCCTCCATCGCAGCGTCCACCTCCTCCatccccgccgccccgccgcgaggcgccaccgacgccgccaccgcccgctccTCCCTGAACCTGCTCCGCTCCCTGGCCCGCTCCCGCCGCGCGGACCTCTCCCACCGCGCGCTGCTCCTCTTCCGCTCGCTCCActccgcctccccctcctccggccCCTCCCGGACACCCCCGCCGCACTTCTCCCTCCCCGCCGCGCTCTCCGCGGCCGCCTTCCTCGCCGCGCTGCCCGAGGGCCGCCAGCTCCACGCGCTCGCCGCCAAGCTCGCCCTCGCCCCCGCCCACACCGTCGTCGCCAACTCCCTCGTCCACCTCTACGCCTCCTGCGGCGACCCGGACGCCGCGCTCGCGCTCTTCCGCCGCATCCCGGACCGCACCCTCGTGTCGTGGAACACCGCCGTCGACGCGCTCGCGGGGAACGGGGACCACCTCGCCGCGCTCGACCTGTTCCGGGAGATGCAGCGGGACCGGCCCGACCTCGCGCCCGACGCCTACACCGTGCAGAGCGTGCTcggcgcctgcgccggcgccggcgctctcTCGCTAGGGCTCTACGCGCACGCCATGCTCCTCCgcgagctcggcggcgccgccagctctgggaacgccgccgcggccgtgtcCCGCGACGTGCTCATCAACAACTCCCTCGTCGACCTCTACGGCAAGTGCGgggcggtggagctcgcgcggCAGGTGTTCGACCGGATGCCCGCGCGGGACCTCGCGTCCTGGAACGCCATGGTCCTCGCGCTCGCCAACCACGGCTGCGTCCAGGAATCTCTGGACCTGTTCGACCGGATGACGAAGACGGAGAACGTCTCTCCCAACGCGATCACCTTCGTCGCGGTGCTCAGCGCGTGCAACCACGGCGGGCTggtggaggaagggaggaggtaCTTTGCTGCCATGGTCAGCGAGTACGGGATCAGGCCGAGGATCGAGCACTACGGGTGCATGGTGGACATCCTCGCGCGAGCGGGGCTCATTGAGGAGGCACTCGACATTGTGTCCGGGATGAACTGCCGGCCCGACTCTGTCATCTGGAGGAGCCTGCTCGACGCGTGCTGCAAGAGGAACGCTGGGCTGGAACTCAGCGAGGCCATGGCCAAGCTGGCGCTTGATGTCCCTGATGATGCCGTGAGCGGCGTCTACGTCCTGCTCTCCAGGGTCTACGCATCCGCGCAGCGGTGGAATGACGTGGGCATGATCCGGCGGTTGATGAGCGAAGAGGGCTTCAAGAAGGAACCGGGGTTCAGCTCCATTGAAATGGCTGGCTCTGTGCACCAGTTTGTCGCTGGCGACACTTCGCATCCTCAGTCAGAAGAGATCTATGGGAAGCTGGATGAGATTCAAGAGAGGCTCACATCTGCTGGATACAAGCCGGACCTGTCAGAGGCACCTATGGTTGCTGATGCTGATCGCACCAAGGGCGCCACCCTGCGTTTGCACAGCGAACGGCTAGCCATATCGTTTGGCCTACTCAATGCTAGACCTGGAGCACCAATTCGAATTCTGAAGAATCTTAGAGTGTGCAAAGACTGCCACACGATCAGCAAGCTCATATCAAAGCTCTATGATGTGGAGATCATCGTGAGGGATCGAATTCGGTTCCACCACTTCAAGGATGGATCATGTTCTTGCAAAGATTACTGGTGA
- the LOC101762504 gene encoding plasma membrane ATPase 1 — MEDKAANLDAVLKEAVDLENIPIEEVFENLRCSPQGLSTEQAEQRLAIFGPNKLEEKQESKVLKFLGFMWNPLSWVMEAAAIMAIALANGGGKPPDWQDFVGIITLLIINSTISFIEENNAGNAAAALMARLAPKAKVLRNGRWTEEESAILVPGDIISVKLGDIIPADARLLEGDPLKIDQSALTGESLPVTKGPGDGVYSGSTCKQGEIEAVVIATGVHTFFGKAAHLVDSTNQVGHFQKVLTAIGNFCICSIALGMLVELIVMYPIQRRAYRPGIDNLLVLLIGGIPIAMPTVLSVTMAIGAHRLAQQGAITKRMTAIEEMAGMDVLCSDKTGTLTLNKLTVDKSLIEVFQRGVDQDTVILMAARASRTENQDAIDATIVGMLADPKEARAGVQEIHFLPFNPTDKRTALTYLDGEGRMHRVSKGAPEQILHLAHNKSDIERRVRAVIDKFAERGLRALGVAYQEVPDGRKESPGGPWQFIGLLPLFDPPRHDSAETIRRALDLGVNVKMITGDQLAIGKETARRLGMGTNMYPSSALLGQHKDESIVSLPVDELIEQADGFAGVFPEHKYEIVKRLQARKHICGMTGDGVNDAPALKKADIGIAVADSTDAARSASDIVLTEPGLSVIISAVLTSRAIFQRMKNYTIYAVSITIRIVLGFMLLALIWKFDFPPFMVLIIAILNDGTIMTISKDRVKPSPQPDSWKLAEIFATGVVLGGYLAMMTVIFFWAAYKTDFFPRVFGVESLEKTAQDDFQKLASAVYLQVSTISQALIFVTRSRSWSFVERPGFLLVFAFLVAQLIATLIAVYANWAFAAIKGIGWGWAGVIWLYNVVFYFPLDVIKFLTRYALSGRAWDLVLEQRIAFTRKKDFGREERELKWAHAQRTLHGLQAPEASIFENKTTFNELNQLAEEARRRAEMARLREVNTLKGKMESVVRQKGLDMETIQQSYTV, encoded by the exons ATGGAGGACAAGGCGGCCAATCTGGACGCCGTGCTCAAGGAGGCCGTCGATCTC GAGAACATCCCGATCGAGGAGGTGTTCGAGAACCTCCGATGCAGCCCGCAGGGCCTCTCCACCGAGCAGGCGGAGCAGCGCCTCGCCATCTTCGGGCCCAACAAGCTGGAGGAGAAGCAG GAGAGCAAGGTGCTCAAGTTCCTGGGCTTCATGTGGAACCCGCTGTCCTGGGTCATGGAGGCAGCCGCCATCATGGCCATCGCGCTCGCCAACGGAGGA GGTAAGCCACCGGACTGGCAGGACTTTGTAGGGATCATCACTCTGCTCATCATCAACTCCACCATCAGTTTCATCGAGGAGAACAATGCCGGCAATGCCGCTGCCGCTCTCATGGCCCGCCTCGCCCCCAAGGCCAAG GTTCTCAGAAATGGCCGGTGGACCGAGGAGGAATCTGCTATCCTTGTGCCAGGAGACATCATCAGTGTGAAGCTTGGGGATATCATTCCAGCTGATGCTCGTCTGCTTGAGGGTGACCCTCTGAAGATCGATCAG TCTGCACTTACTGGTGAATCCCTTCCAGTGACCAAAGGCCCTGGTGATGGAGTGTACTCTGGTTCCACTTGCAAGCAGGGCGAAATTGAGGCCGTTGTCATTGCCACTGGTGTGCACACATTCTTTGGCAAGGCAGCACATCTTGTCGATTCAACGAACCAAGTTGGTCATTTCCAGAAG GTTCTGACTGCCATCGGGAACTTCTGCATCTGTTCAATTGCTCTGGGAATGCTCGTGGAGCTTATCGTCATGTACCCTATCCAACGCAGGGCTTACCGACCAGGAATTGACAATCTGTTGGTGCTTCTGATTGGAGGGATTCCAATTGCCATGCCCACGGTCCTTTCTGTGACTATGGCAATTGGAGCGCATCGCTTGGCTCAACAG GGAGCAATTACTAAAAGAATGACAGCAATTGAGGAAATGGCTGGCATGGATGTCCTTTGCAGTGACAAGACTGGGACATTAACATTGAACAAATTGACTGTGGACAAGAGCCTCATTGAG GTTTTCCAAAGAGGTGTTGATCAGGATACGGTAATTCTGATGGCTGCCAGAGCTTCTCGTACAGAAAATCAGGATGCCATAGATGCCACAATAGTTGGTATGCTGGCTGATCCAAAGGAG GCTCGTGCTGGTGTTCAAGAGATTCACTTTCTGCCATTTAATCCAACTGACAAAAGAACTGCTTTAACCTACCTTGATGGAGAGGGAAGAATGCATCGCGTTAGCAAGGGAGCACCAGAGCAG ATCCTTCATCTTGCGCACAACAAGTCGGATATTGAAAGAAGGGTCAGAGCTGTGATTGACAAATTTGCTGAGCGTGGCTTGCGAGCACTTGGTGTAGCTTACCAG GAAGTGCCAGATGGTAGGAAAGAGAGTCCTGGAGGACCATGGCAGTTCATTGGGCTCTTGCCCCTTTTTGACCCCCCTCGTCATGATAGTGCAGAAACGATCAGAAGGGCACTCGATCTTGGTGTCAATGTCAAGATGATTACAG GTGATCAGCTTGCTATTGGGAAGGAAACAGCACGTCGTTTGGGCATGGGTACCAATATGTACCCTTCATCTGCTTTACTCGGGCAGCATAAGGATGAGTCAATTGTTTCTTTGCCAGTTGATGAATTGATCGAGCAGGCTGATGGTTTTGCTGGAGTCTTTCCAG AACACAAGTATGAGATCGTGAAACGCTTGCAAGCAAGGAAACACATTTGTGGCATGACTGGGGATGGTGTAAATGATGCCCCAGCTTTGAAGAAGGCTGATATCGGTATTGCAGTAGCAGACTCCACCGACGCAGCACGTAGTGCATCGGACATTGTCCTGACTGAACCAGGCCTTAGCGTGATTATTAGTGCTGTGCTGACGAGTCGGGCAATTTTCCAAAGGATGAAGAATTATACG ATATATGCTGTGTCAATTACCATCCGTATTGTG CTTGGCTTTATGCTTCTTGCGCTGATATGGAAGTTTGACTTCCCACCGTTTATGGTCCTGATAATTGCCATCCTCAACGATG GTACCATTATGACTATCTCGAAGGACAGAGTAAAACCATCTCCACAGCCTGATAGCTGGAAGTTAGCTGAGATCTTTGCAACTGGAGTAGTTCTTGGTGGATATTTGGCCATGATGACAGTCATTTTCTTCTGGGCTGCATACAAGACTGACTTCTTCCCG CGAGTGTTTGGTGTCGAAAGCCTTGAGAAAACTGCCCAGGATGATTTTCAGAAGCTTGCCTCTGCCGTGTACCTTCAAGTCAGCACCATAAGTCAAGCCCTCATCTTTGTGACACGGTCTCGCAGCTGGTCGTTTGTGGAGCGTCCTGGGTTCTTGCTGGTCTTTGCTTTCTTGGTGGCGCAGCTG ATCGCTACTCTGATTGCTGTATATGCCAACTGGGCATTTGCCGCTATCAAGGGTATTGGATGGGGCTGGGCCGGTGTCATCTGGCTTTACAATGTTGTCTTCTACTTCCCGCTGGATGTCATCAAGTTCCTCACCCGTTACGCTCTGAGCGGGAGGGCATGGGATCTCGTCCTTGAGCAGAGG ATCGCATTCACAAGGAAGAAGGATTTCGGGAGGGAAGAGAGGGAGCTCAAGTGGGCGCACGCTCAGAGGACGCTCCATGGGCTCCAGGCACCGGAGGCATCCATCTTCGAGAACAAGACGACCTTCAACGAACTCAACCAGCTCGCGGAGGAGGCACGCAGGAGAGCCGAGATGGCGAG GTTGCGAGAAGTGAACACCCTGAAGGGGAAGATGGAGTCGGTGGTGAGGCAGAAGGGGTTGGACATGGAGACCATCCAGCAGTCCTACACCGTGTGA
- the LOC111256357 gene encoding polyubiquitin-B-like: MGDIYVKMLAGSDITLDVEPSDKIDNVREKIHGYQRLVFAGKYLEDGGTLADYDIQNESTLHLDFGMQILVKTSTGKTITMQVEPSDTIRRVKAKIQDQQRLLFDGKHLNGWGKLADYNVKKESTLQLDLCPQGGMQVFVKALPRKTIRLKLVRSDTIGRLKAMIQDQQRLLFDGKQLEDGRRLADYNIQKGSTQHLDLGLHDGSANL; encoded by the exons ATGGG GGATATTTACGTGAAGATGCTAGCTGGCAGTGACATCACCCTGGATGTGGAGCCATCAGACAAGATCGACAATGTCAGGGAAAAGATTCATGGCTATCAGAGGCTTGTCTTTGCTGGCAAGTATCTTGAGGATGGAGGGACACTTGCAGATTACGACATCCAGAATGAGAGCACCCTGCACCTTGACTTTGGCATGCAGATTTTGGTGAAGACCAGCACTGGTAAGACCATCACCATGCAGGTGGAGCCATCTGACACGATCCGCAGGGTCAAGGCAAAGATACAGGACCAGCAGAGGCTCCTCTTTGACGGCAAGCATCTAAACGGTTGGGGCAAACTTGCCGATTACAACGTTAAGAAGGAGTCCACCCTGCAGCTTGACCTCTGCCCACAGGGTGGCATGCAGGTTTTCGTGAAAGCACTCCCCCGCAAGACCATCAGGCTCAAGTTGGTGCGATCTGACACGATTGGTCGTTTGAAGGCAATGATACAGGACCAGCAGAGGCTCCTCTTTGACGGCAAGCAGCTTGAGGATGGGCGGAGACTTGCAGACTACAATATTCAGAAAGGCTCCACACAGCACCTTGACCTTGGCCTGCACGATGGCAGTGCAAATCTTTAA
- the LOC111256356 gene encoding subtilisin-like protease SBT4.3 — translation MHCFSFRTGLLLVLFLFAAPLNASEDGRQVYIVYLGHLPSADPSEPEGFSAALEASHHDLLDQVLDDDSAASDRILHSYRRSLNGFAARLTQQEAHKLSSMEGIVSIFPSRTRELLTTRSWDFLGFPQTPMEELPLEGDVIVGMLDSGVWPDSPSFSDEGFGPPPTRWKGACDNFTCNNKIIGARAYRDGAAVGLSPLDDHGHGSHTASTVAGRAVGGVSLDGLAAGTARGAVPGARLAVYRVCWLHGYCGDADILAAFDDAIADGVDVISMSIGSKSPSPYFEDAAAIGSFHAMRRGVITSAGAGNAGVDGGNVCNVSPWMLSVAASSTDRRLVDKIVLGNGKTIVGASINTFPPVHNATLAFPVNGSCDPDDLDGGSYKGKIVLCPAQRSYGIGPYLAGAAGAVLVSDQPDVAFPLPLPGLMVPQDKFDEILAYVNSTSNPVGTIGSTETATDPQAPKPASFSSPGPNLITPGILKPDLSAPGIEIIASWSPLSQPTYNPKDDRKVLYNIDSGTSMACPHASGAAAYVKSFHRDWSPAMIMSALITTATPMNTPGNTDSNEHKYGAGQLNPSKARDPGLVYDASESDYISMLCAQGYNATALALITGSNATACADSSTAAGSVVSDLNYPTMAAQVEPGKNFTLSFPRTVTNVGDAGAVYNAKIVFTIGPWAADNLGVAVWPSRLEFSEQNTKASFTVTVAGVAPGAGHVVSAAVVWSDGEHEFRSPVVVYTPDVEANHV, via the exons ATGCATTGCTTCAGTTTCAGAACAGGTCTTCTCCTCGTCCTTTTTCTCTTCGCTGCGCCCTTGAATGCCTCTGAAGATGGAAGACAG GTCTATATCGTGTACCTGGGGCACCTTCCTAGTGCGGATCCGTCAGAACCTGAAGGTTTCTCTGCTGCTTTAGAAGCTTCTCATCACGACCTGCTCGACCAGGTCCTCGACGACGACAG CGCTGCCTCCGACAGGATCCTCCATAGTTACAGGAGAAGCCTGAATGGCTTTGCAGCAAGGCTTACTCAACAAGAGGCACATAAACTCTCTA GCATGGAGGGCATCGTGTCAATCTTCCCGAGCAGGACACGCGAGCTTCTGACCACAAGATCATGGGATTTCCTGGGCTTCCCTCAAACGCCGATGGAGGAACTGCCGTTGGAAGGCGACGTCATCGTCGGCATGCTAGACTCCGGCGTGTGGCCGGACTCCCCGTCCTTCTCCGACGAGGGCTTCGGCCCGCCGCCGACAAGGTGGAAGGGCGCCTGCGACAACTTCACCTGCAACAA TAAGATCATCGGCGCCCGTGCCTaccgcgacggcgccgccgtcggcctgTCACCGCTGGACGACCACGGCCACGGGAGCCACACGGCGTCCACCGTGGCCGGGCGGGCCGTCGGCGGCGTCAGCCTCGACGGGCTGGCCGCCGGCACCGCCCGCGGCGCCGTGCCGGGCGCCAGGCTGGCAGTCTACAGGGTGTGCTGGCTGCACGGGTACTGCGGCGACGCCGACATCCTGGCGGCGTTCGACGACGCCATCGCCGACGGCGTGGACGTCATCTCCATGTCCATCGGGAGCAAGTCCCCGTCGCCGTACTTCGAGGACGCGGCCGCCATCGGGTCATTCCACGCCATGAGGCGAGGGGTGATCACCTCCGCTGGGGCCGGGAACGCCGGCGTGGACGGCGGGAACGTCTGCAACGTCTCGCCGTGGATGCTCTCCGTCGCGGCGAGCAGCACCGACCGCCGGCTCGTGGACAAGATCGTGCTCGGGAACGGCAAGACCATAGTG GGAGCCTCCATAAACACTTTTCCACCAGTACACAATGCGACCCTTGCATTCCCTGTCAACGG GTCGTGTGATCCAGATGACCTTGATGGAGGTTCCTACAAAGGGAAGATCGTCCTCTGCCCGGCCCAGAGAAGCTATGGCATAGGTCCATACTTGGCCGGCGCGGCAGGAGCCGTCCTAGTCAGCGACCAGCCCGACGTCGCCTTCCCGTTGCCTCTCCCTGGACTCATGGTACCTCAGGACAAGTTCGATGAAATCCTGGCCTATGTCAATAGCACTAG TAATCCTGTGGGTACCATAGGCAGCACCGAGACGGCAACTGATCCGCAGGCTCCAAAACCCGCTTCGTTCTCTTCTCCAGGTCCAAACTTGATCACCCCTGGGATCTTGAAG CCTGATCTATCTGCGCCGGGGATTGAGATCATAGCATCGTGGTCGCCGCTGTCCCAGCCGACTTATAATCCTAAGGATGACAGGAAGGTCCTGTACAACATCGATTCCGGAACATCCATGGCGTGCCCACACGCGAGCGGAGCAGCTGCATATGTCAAGTCCTTCCACCGGGACTGGTCCCCTGCGATGATCATGTCTGCCTTGATAACCACCG CCACTCCGATGAACACGCCGGGCAACACCGACAGCAACGAGCACAAGTACGGTGCCGGTCAGCTCAACCCGTCCAAGGCGCGCGACCCCGGCCTCGTCTACGATGCGTCGGAGAGCGATTACATCTCCATGCTGTGCGCGCAGGGGTACAACGCCACAGCACTCGCGCTCATCACCGGCTCCAACGCCACGGCCTGCGCCGATTCCTCCACGGCGGCCGGCTCCGTCGTCAGCGACCTCAACTACCCGACCATGGCGGCCCAAGTGGAGCCGGGGAAGAACTTCACCCTGAGCTTCCCTCGGACCGTCACCAACGTCGGTGACGCAGGCGCCGTGTACAACGCGAAGATTGTTTTCACTATCGGGCCCTGGGCGGCTGACAACCTTGGCGTAGCTGTCTGGCCGAGCAGGCTAGAATTCAGCGAGCAGAACACGAAGGCCTCGTTCACCGTGACGGTCGCCGGCGTGGCGCCAGGCGCGGGCCATGTCGTCTCGGCGGCCGTCGTGTGGTCTGACGGCGAGCACGAGTTCAGGAGCCCGGTCGTGGTGTACACACCGGACGTTGAGGCAAACCATGTTTAA
- the LOC101770493 gene encoding subtilisin-like protease SBT4.8, whose amino-acid sequence MGRHRTLLLFLALFAASLSASQSISGGGDIDDGEKIYVVYLGHLASSGNPSEPETLSTATVEVAHHDLLSKVLDDGSYASDRILRSYKRSLNGFAARLTEQQANKLADMEGIVSVFPSKTYELQTTRSWDFLGLPETPQEELPLEGEVIVGVLDTGIWLDSPSFSDEGFGPPPSRWKGICQNFTCNNKVIGARAYHDGLTAGLSPLDDQGHGSHTASTAAGRAVGNVSFGGLAAGTARGAVPGARLAVYKVCWDSACREIDILAAFDDAVADGVDVISFSIATRFPSLYFKSAEAIGSFHAMRRGVVTSAAAGNSGLSGGRVCNVAPWMLSVAASTIDRRFVDKIVLGNGKTIVGSSINTFPPVNNTTLAFPVNGSCDPDDLAGVSYKGKILVCPQEGGFRTQATGPALAGAAGAVVTGIAPDAAFTMPLPALVVTEGQFDEIMAYVNSTSNPVGTIERTHTTVNPRAPIAASFSSPGPNQVTPEILKPDLSAPGIDIIASWSMLAPPSDDPNDKRRVQYEINSGTSMACPHASGAAAYVKSHHRDWSPAMIMSALITTATPMNTPGNAGSNDLKYGAGQLNPARARDPGLVYDASERDYVAMLCAQGYNATQLALITGSKNATACAADNGSSSTAGDLNYPSMAALVEPGKKFTLSFPRTVTNIGDDAAGAVYDVKVLSATAGGAGDRLAVAVAPSRLEFDAANGRKASFTVTVSGVVAEAGQVVSAAVVWSDGEHEVRSPVVVYTLDSDDNGFKQ is encoded by the exons ATGGGTCGTCACCGTACGCTTCTTCTTTTCCTCGCTCTCTTTGCCGCGAGCCTGAGCGCCTCTCAATCCatcagtggcggcggcgacatcgACGACGGAGAGAAG ATCTATGTCGTGTACCTGGGGCACCTGGCAAGCTCGGGGAATCCCTCGGAGCCTGAAACATTATCTACTGCTACTGTGGAAGTTGCTCATCACGACTTGTTGAGCAAGGTTCTTGACGACGGCAG CTACGCTTCGGACAGGATCCTCCGTAGTTACAAAAGAAGCTTAAATGGCTTCGCAGCAAGGCTTACTGAACAGCAGGCAAATAAACTAGCTG ACATGGAGGGCATCGTGTCAGTCTTCCCAAGCAAAACCTATGAGCTTCAAACAACAAGGTCGTGGGACTTCTTGGGCTTGCCTGAAACGCCGCAGGAAGAGCTGCCCTTGGAGGGGGAGGTCATCGTCGGCGTGCTTGACACCGGCATATGGCTGGACTCACCGTCCTTCTCCGACGAGGGATTTGGCCCACCACCCAGCAGGTGGAAGGGTATATGTCAAAACTTCACCTGCAACAA TAAAGTCATCGGCGCTCGCGCTTACCATGACGGACTGACCGCCGGCCTCTCGCCATTGGACGACCAGGGCCACGGCAGCCACACGGCATcgaccgcggccggccgggcggtcgGCAACGTCAGCTTCGGCGGGCTGGCCGCCGGCACGGCCCGCGGCGCCGTGCCGGGCGCGAGGCTGGCCGTCTATAAGGTGTGCTGGGACAGCGCCTGCCGCGAGATCGACATCCTGGCGGCGTtcgacgacgccgtcgccgacggcgtcgaCGTGATCTCCTTCTCCATCGCCACCAGGTTCCCGTCCCTCTACTTCAAGAGCGCCGAGGCCATCGGCTCCTTCCACGCCATGCGGCGCGGGGTGGtcacctcggccgccgccggcaactCCGGGCTCAGCGGCGGCCGCGTCTGCAACGTCGCGCCGTGGATGCTGTCGGTGGCGGCGAGCACCATCGACCGCCGGTTCGTCGACAAGATCGTGCTCGGAAACGGCAAGACCATTGTG GGATCATCCATAAACACGTTTCCACCCGTGAACAATACGACACTTGCATTCCCTGTCAACGG GTCTTGTGATCCAGATGATCTTGCCGGGGTTTCATACAAAGGGAAGATCCTCGTCTGCCCGCAGGAGGGCGGCTTTCGAACCCAGGCCACAGGTCCAGCATTGGCCGGCGCAGCAGGAGCCGTCGTCACTGGCATAGCACCCGACGCCGCTTTCACAATGCCATTGCCCGCACTCGTGGTAACCGAAGGCCAGTTCGACGAAATCATGGCCTACGTCAACAGCACTAG CAATCCTGTGGGTACCATAGAGAGAACTCACACGACGGTGAACCCACGAGCTCCGATAGCTGCCTCCTTCTCTTCTCCTGGCCCAAACCAGGTCACTCCTGAGATCCTGAAG CCTGATCTATCTGCACCGGGTATCGACATCATAGCCTCATGGTCAATGCTTGCACCACCGTCGGACGATCCTAACGACAAAAGGAGGGTCCAGTACGAGATTAACTCCGGCACATCCATGGCGTGCCCGCACGCCAGCGGCGCCGCGGCGTACGTCAAGTCCCACCACCGCGACTGGTCTCCGGCGATGATCATGTCGGCTCTCATCACTACCG CCACTCCGATGAACACGCCGGGCAACGCCGGCAGCAACGACCTCAAGTACGGCGCCGGGCAGCTCAACCCGGCGAGGGCGCGCGACCCGGGCCTCGTGTACGACGCGTCGGAGCGCGACTACGTGGCCATGCTGTGCGCGCAGGGGTACAACGCCACGCAGCTCGCGCTCATCACCGGCTCCAAAAACGCCACGGCCTGCGCCGCCGATAACGGCTCGAGCTCGACGGCCGGCGACCTCAACTACCCGAGCATGGCGGCGCTCGTGGAACCCGGAAAGAAGTTCACCTTGAGCTTCCCGCGGACCGTCACCAACATCGGAGACGACGCGGCGGGCGCCGTGTACGACGTGAAGGTCCTTTCCGCTAccgccggcggggcgggggaTCGCCTCGCGGTTGCGGTCGCGCCGAGCAGGCTGGAGTTCGAcgcggcgaacgggcggaaGGCGTCGTTCACCGTGACGGTGTCTGGCGTGGTGGCGGAGGCAGGGCAGGTCGTCTCGGCGGCCGTCGTGTGGTCGGACGGCGAGCACGAGGTGAGGAGCCCGGTGGTGGTGTACACGTTGGACTCTGACGACAACGGGTTTAAGCAGTGA